GCGGAGTTTTCGCAGATTATGCCGAATCCGACTTACGAGAAGGTGCTGGAGGGCGCGCAGCTGGTAAAGGAAAGCGGCGCGCAGATGATTCTTGGCATCGGAGGCGGGTCTGTGATGGATTGCTGTAAGGCGGTATCCCTGGCGGCGCGCTGCGAAGCGGCGCCCTGGGAGAATTTCTGGGAGCGTAAGGGGATTATTACATTTGAGCCGGTACCTGTGGGAGTGGTTGTCACGACATCCGGAACCGGAAGCGAATGCAACGGGGCGGCAGTGATTACCAACGAAGAAAAGAAGGTAAAAACCGGGTACGATTATCCGGCATGCAATCCCGTCTTTGCGCTTATGGACCCGGAATACACCTTTACCGTGCCGAAGGTGCAGATGGTCTCCGGCGCTTTTGACAGCCTGTCTCATCTGATGGAAACTTATTTCAGCCGGCCGGATGGGCAGAATGTCTCCGATGAGATTGCAGAGGCGCTGATGCGCAGTATTATCCGCAATCTCGGTCTGGCGCTGGAAAATCCCGGAGACTATACCGCCAGAAGCAATCTGATGTGGGCGGCTTCCCTCTCAGAAAACCGCCTTGTCAAGCTGGGAAAGCAGTGCGATTTTGCCTGCCATCTGATGGAGCATCAGCTCAGCGCCTATACGGACTGCAATCACGGACAGGGCATGGCGGTTCTGCATCCGGTGTATTACCGTCATATCTGTAAAGACGGGGAGGAAAAATTTGCGCGCTTTGCCCGCAATGTGTGGGAAATTCCCGGAAAAGGGAAAACAGACAGGGCGCTGGCGGAAGCCGGAATCGAGGCGCTTGCGCAGTTTATCAGAGAGGCGGG
This is a stretch of genomic DNA from Marvinbryantia formatexigens DSM 14469. It encodes these proteins:
- a CDS encoding iron-containing alcohol dehydrogenase, which gives rise to MNNFIYENSTKVYFGRGCVKEFLISLVKDYDTILLAYGMGSVKKNGIYDEILGILRKAGKNVAEFSQIMPNPTYEKVLEGAQLVKESGAQMILGIGGGSVMDCCKAVSLAARCEAAPWENFWERKGIITFEPVPVGVVVTTSGTGSECNGAAVITNEEKKVKTGYDYPACNPVFALMDPEYTFTVPKVQMVSGAFDSLSHLMETYFSRPDGQNVSDEIAEALMRSIIRNLGLALENPGDYTARSNLMWAASLSENRLVKLGKQCDFACHLMEHQLSAYTDCNHGQGMAVLHPVYYRHICKDGEEKFARFARNVWEIPGKGKTDRALAEAGIEALAQFIREAGLPTKLRELGVADKKQLKEIADSCHYSPGAYRRLETREIREIFMECF